The segment gcgcgcgccgtctcggaacgtaccgaaacagtcaccaaagtacaaatactcatagtaaatgtatctggtcaggtttctgtaactatccaacaattagccctttttagggccaaatatatacatgaagatgcaattcgattttctcactaaacgcttcgtctcgaattacgaagtggcgcagtttgcttttcagaggattttgccatgtaatatagtttaaatattactggcgggctcgtacgttcatacttgataaacttccaatttgtcatgttcattttaaattgaggaaaaatgtgagaaaaatcaatttaactgcttcgtacacttattcagtagttcttaaaagaactgattgttttctaccagatactagtaatgcaaatcaaggaaatttacatctgggcagcagcttttttcgtgccaccttctccgctggaacgacttcttttggcggctttcggtgcctttgctgtggattccattggcttagtagatttttgttcgggggcagccgcatatttactccagtagtacagctttaatcggagccgcctttacagcagttagcaaatttaatttgttatcgtccgttttatcaaccttgaacgaatcggaagcgcctgctctctttgtttggaccagcttttcgaccttttcgacagctacctaatttcaaaaccattttcacgaatgtgaccaagcttgaaacgtcacaattgtggctggcggcgatttacttgaagacggcttgcagcgaagatccgttgattattcagggcattgatagcagcgaaaaccatatcgttcgctggcggacgagtcgatggcttcttcggtttgttggcgtctcgctcagtgaatttggatgtcttcgatgccttattccggagaagcagcaagcagcaacagctaaagCCTAACAATTTTCGAACGGATTCTATTACAAGGCGTAAACTAAACACAATCAAAGGAAGCTtaaaccatagctcatctcgtatatatttctgtcatctgtgcttgggaagcattgacgtggggagggaaaaaaatgaaaatattgaattaatgaatgttcgtctaatattttcttaattattacatgtctgttagggaaacatgtaataaactatgtagaaatgaattttttgaaaaatttccaatcgattgataccaatatctctagaatctattgagggatgactgagttataagcgtgtaaaccataaccacttttcgttacatgttcccttttcgtttttctgaagtgcaccccaatatagaaatcaaaaaagtagtcctacttcaaaagcgggatatctggcagctctgcccaacaccagctgcaggtatcgcaagcgggtgcttcaatcacttaagagaatgcaagtggcaataagcagttagatgtcgctagagtcattttacacacggtttacgaagctttttgttctagcttggatgtctgttatctgtgattgaacgtatgcaatgttactactttgataaattgaCTGAAATAACTTGataaatcgaatgattacaagcatgaatacatgctactatcactacaaagagacttacgtagtcctgcgtcacctatatatgcgttcgtgtcttgtacacaacccctctgacttttttaaatctcagtaaaatgaatattgcgaacattaaattttctgcagcgggttagaaatcttatttactagctagcgcactggtggttgcaaatgCAATGTGTACTTAGAacaagtaaattgagatccggatttagtttaggtgtgtatggttatgtttataggtgagggaccgaaaaatttagatccagatatattcatgaaagtgttctacTTAAATATTTAAGGTAATTTTAATGCTTTAGACTTGgattttatcggctcatcagtcagtctgactgatgagccgataaaatccaagtctaaagaattattgaatacagtcgataaccacgtcaaatgtaattttaatgttttaagcaaaattataacaatatttcatccaaggcgtgctgaatcaatgtccttattgtttagtatttattatgtaataaaattttagtggTTTGAATTGAATgtaggcaaataaaaattatagtaagtatatatgttattttctaacccaacccAATTTGATTGAGTCCAGTGCgcgtattttaaaaaaaattcaaattcgcttctgatgattttagttttctatgtgttttgacagcttgaaataaaaatatcatcatttttaccgcggcgccaactacttgtcgaatggagcttttgttcacctataatatagagtgactatatacagagtggcgacaatgtcaaaattggaatgataattatctgtcagtgtcattccaatcgagcagacaacctatccaacgcgtatgcaggaaagagaaagaaaaacctaggataaaccgcattgcatacatttgggatgacttggcgccactctgtatatagtcactctactataatatttaaataaatgtcgaccaacatttgaaaggggcggataagccaactgtcaaacataccgagcgagagttattttttgctggagcagcataggaaaatgaactctcactcgttctgtttgacagttggcttatccgcccctttcaaatgttggtcgacaaatatTGGCTCTTTTTCGATGTTTTCGATAAATATTACAACGTGTCGCGTCAGCGGTCACTCGGTCAGTCACGTCCTGTCAAGCTATAAGGTAAGGCctgttgctgatattgtttgGGTttagcgtgagaaaaaaagagaaaaaagtagtttttcttttattgaCTGTTTTAAGTAAGATTTCGTGGAAGTGTGAGCAGCGAGCAGCCTTAAAACTCTTAGTTTCGTAGTCGCGAAAGGTATACCGTGTACGTGTGCGAAAGTCCGTACAGCAAATTTTGCATGGTTAAATattctttattttttaattttgtaatatcgGATATTTAAGATCTACCGGCCGCAGAAATGAGTAAGCTTGATTCACGAGTTATCCGATAGTTAGCATTCCTgtgttaataaaaaaaatctttacaGGAAACGGCACGATTGAAAATGATACAAAGTTATCATGCCTTGGCCTTAGTGAGCAAAAAGTAAAAGAGACCATTAAAAACGCTGCACTTTACGAAACAATCATTTCCGCACTGTCTTTCATTCCCGAAAATCACACAATCGGCAAAAATGAGGGCCAGCTGGTTTACCAGGTTTGTACAAAAATCAAGCAACAGTGCAAGAATCATTTGGAGCTTTTAATTCGGTACATCGTTGAGCATAAACTGGATACTGGGGTACGAATCGATGCTGCTTTAGAGTTCATTCTGACAAATGGACCAAACAAAAGTATCGATATTGAACAGTTTGACAAAGCCTGTGGCGTTGGAATAATTGTTTCACCTGAGGAAATTGATAGTGCAGTCGAATCtgttattgaaaaacataaaacaGCAATTCTAGATCAACGATACCGGTTCAATGTTGGAAAGTTATTAGCTGAAACTCGTGGCTTATTACCATGGGCTGACGGAAAAGCAATTAAGAGTGAAGTTGACGTTCAGATTTTCGACTTACTTGGTCCCAAAACTGACGTAGACTTAGCGCCGCCcgcaaaaattgttaaaaagaaagaaaataggCTATGTGTTGAAAAAGCTGATCCTAATGATGTAGTTTTACTATCAACCCAAGAATCACTTTTGGGCGAAACAAAGTCAATTTCTGATCTAATGAAATCGGTTCACTTTCATGCTCCCGGGGAAAATCACAAAACGGATGGATATATCGTGACAGATCGAACCGAAAGCTTGCTGAAAGAACATCTCAGTCGAACAAATGGGCTTGTACGCACGCGTTTTCCTCCGGAACCCAATGGAATTTTACATATTGGTCACGCAAAAGCTATTAATATAAATTTTGGATACGCAAAAGCACACAACGGCATTTGCTTTTTACGGTATGACGATACAAACCCGGAAAAGGAGGAAGAGAAATTTTTCGTTGGCATTAAGGACATGGTCGAATGGTTAGGATATGAGCCGTACAAGATAACGCATTCGTCTGATTATTTTCAACAGTTGTACGAATGGGCAGTAATTCTTGTAAAAAAAGGTATGGCCTATGTTTGCCATCAAACatctgaagaaatgaaaggttTTAATCCACAACTTTCTAAATGGCGCGATCGCCCAATTGAAGAAAGTTTACAACTCTTTAACGACATGAAGAATGGTAAAATCGACGAAGGAGCAGCTACTTTACGTATGAAAATAACTCTCGAAGAAGGGAAAATAGATCCTGTGGCTTATCGAATAAAGTTTATCCCTCATCATAGAACTGGAAACGAATGGTGCATTTATCCTACGTATGATTATACACACTGCCTGTGTGACAGCATCGAAGATATTACTCATTCGTTATGTACAAAAGAGTTTCAGTCACGTCGGTCTTCATACTATTGGCTTTGCAACGCCCTCGACATTTATTGTCCAGTACAATGGGAATATGGTCGGTTAAATGTTAATTACACTGTTGTGTCTAAGAGAAAAATTGCGAAACTTATCACAGAAGGTAAGCTGTAGTCTTCAATTTAGAAGTAGGTAGTAATCGAAATATGCGTATCGTAAATCGAATGTTCTAGTTAGTTTATCCTTGAAAATTTGTGTCTTTTTTACAGGCATCGTTGAGGATTGGGATGATCCAAGACTGTTTACATTAACTGCCTTACGCCGGCGTGGCTTTCCCTCAGAAGCGATAAATAATTTTTGTGCTCAAATAGGCGTTACTGGAGCGCAGAGTTCTGTCGATCCATCAGCTTTAGAAGCATGTGTTCGTGATATACTGAACCTATCTGCCCCGCGCGCGCTAGTTGTGTTGGAACCGCTGAAAGTTACTCTCGTTAATTTCCCGTACGAAACTCCGTTGAAAATTACCGTACCAAATCACCCTAATTATCC is part of the Sabethes cyaneus chromosome 2, idSabCyanKW18_F2, whole genome shotgun sequence genome and harbors:
- the LOC128734051 gene encoding probable glutamine--tRNA ligase — encoded protein: MRNGTIENDTKLSCLGLSEQKVKETIKNAALYETIISALSFIPENHTIGKNEGQLVYQVCTKIKQQCKNHLELLIRYIVEHKLDTGVRIDAALEFILTNGPNKSIDIEQFDKACGVGIIVSPEEIDSAVESVIEKHKTAILDQRYRFNVGKLLAETRGLLPWADGKAIKSEVDVQIFDLLGPKTDVDLAPPAKIVKKKENRLCVEKADPNDVVLLSTQESLLGETKSISDLMKSVHFHAPGENHKTDGYIVTDRTESLLKEHLSRTNGLVRTRFPPEPNGILHIGHAKAININFGYAKAHNGICFLRYDDTNPEKEEEKFFVGIKDMVEWLGYEPYKITHSSDYFQQLYEWAVILVKKGMAYVCHQTSEEMKGFNPQLSKWRDRPIEESLQLFNDMKNGKIDEGAATLRMKITLEEGKIDPVAYRIKFIPHHRTGNEWCIYPTYDYTHCLCDSIEDITHSLCTKEFQSRRSSYYWLCNALDIYCPVQWEYGRLNVNYTVVSKRKIAKLITEGIVEDWDDPRLFTLTALRRRGFPSEAINNFCAQIGVTGAQSSVDPSALEACVRDILNLSAPRALVVLEPLKVTLVNFPYETPLKITVPNHPNYPDKGSHDIWIDKTLYIERSDFAEEPPKSFRRLTPVQQVGLRYAGFVINVIKILKDQNESINELICECKPALNTDKPKAFIQWVSQPIEIEVRLYEKLFKHKNPEDVNDVPDGFISDCNSNSLKILSAYADASIANAKVLDKFQFERIGYFSVDPASTERHLIFNRTVGLKEDAGKN